The following nucleotide sequence is from Acidobacteriota bacterium.
GGATGATGGAGACGCCGGTCTTGGACTGACTCTCGATGGAGTCCAGCTGGGGGATCTCCTGGATCGCTTTTTCCAGCTTGTCGGTGACCAGCTGCTCCACCCGCTGGGGGCTGGCCCCAGGGAAGTGGGTGAGCACCAGGGCGGTGCGGACGGTGAATCCGGGATCTTCCGCCTGGGGCATGGAGACATAGGCCTGAATCCCCAACAACGCCAGCACCGCCAGCGATACCAGGGTGACCCGATTGTTGTCGATGGCCCAGCGGGTCAGGCTCATCCCGGATCTCCACCCATCTCGCCGCGTGCCGCGTCGTCGGTTTCAGGGGCGTCGGTATCAGGGCTTCGCACCTGCATGCCGTCGGCGAGACGGCGCACGCCGGCGGTGACCACCAGCTCTCCTGGAGAGAGTCCTTCTAGAATCTCCACTCCCCCCTCTAGCCGCCCAGTCCGCACCGACCGCCGGTGAACCACGCCCACGCCGTCGCTGCCGGGTTCGAGGACGAAGACGAAGCGCCCTTGGCGATCCTCCCCTACCGCCAGCGGCGGCACGACGATGTGCTGGCTGGAGTCCCGGGCCGGCAGCACGAAAGTCACTTCGGCGGCCATGCCGGAGCGGATTTGCTCCGACGGATTCTCCAGCGCCGCCGTGACCTGGAAGGTGGTGGCGGAGCCCACGGAGGCCACTCCCACCTCCTGGACGCGGGCCTGGAAGGTCGTCTCCGGCAGGGCGTCGATGTTCACCGTCACCTCGAGTCCGGGTTGGACCTGGGCGATCATCCCCTCCGGCACCGCCACCTCCACCTCCGGCTGAGATCCGGAGATCAGCAGGAAGAGCTCCTGTCCGGCGCCGACGTTCTCATTCACCTCCACCCGCACCGCGGCGATGGCGCCGTCGGTGGGAGCCCGCAGGACGGTGTAACCCACCCGCTGCCTCGCCTGCTCCAAGCGTTGGCGTGCCGCTTCCACCTGCGCCCGGGCGGATTCGGCGCCGGCCCGGGCGGCGTCCAGCTCGCTCTCGGCCGCGTTGTTGTTCTCGTACAGGGCCCGCACCCGCTCGTAGTCCGATTGGGCTCGGCGTAGGGTCGCCCGGCCCTGGGCCAGGGCGGCTTCCGCTTCCTGCACCTGGAGCTCGTAGTCGGTGGCGTCGAGGCGCGCCAGAACCTGTCCCTGCTGCACCGCCTCGCCCACCTGCACCGCCACCTGGGTGACCGTGCCGCCGACCCGTGGGCTGAGCCGCGACTCGACCCCCGCCCGCACCACCCCGGCGAGGGTGCGAGTGGGCTTGACGATGCCGGCGGTGACCCGCTCGGTGCGCACCGGACGCAGCTCGACCTCCTCCACCGGAGTCTCACCGCCGCAGCTGGCTACTCCCAGCAGGCATAGGCCCAGGAAGGCGAAGCTCCGGAAGCCGACGCCGCTGGGCTGAACACCCAGAAACCGCTGCAGGAGGATTCCCCATGCGGCGCGGGGATGGGAACGGGGGTGGTGGTCGGAAGGTCGCATGGTGTCTCCCCAAGCTGCGGAGCGCCGAGGCTCCGATAGCGGTCAAGGCCTCAGAGGCTTCACTCCGGCTTCGGTGAAGAACAGATCGAGGCGCTGAAACCAGGCATCTCGGGCGTCGGGGCTGATGAAGAAGTCGAAGCGGTTGATCGCCCGCTGCACTTCCATCAGGTCGATGAAGAAGTCGTAGACCGCGTTGGTCGCTCCCTGGGCGGCGTTGAGAGCCGCCGCCTGGGCGTCGAGCAATTCGATTACCGACACCGCACCGCGGGCGTAGGCGTCGGCCACTAGCTCCAGATTGGCCTCGGCGGCTTCGGCGCTGCGGCGACTCAAACCGATGCCGACGAAGGAGGCCCGCGCGCGGTACGTGGCGGCGCGGATGCGCAGCTCCAGGCTCTCGACGGCGGCCTCCCAGCGCAGCTCGAGGGCTGCCAGCTCCTGCTCTGCCTGCAGCTCGTCGGCCCGGCGGGCACCGCCTTCGAAAAGGGGTAAGGAGAAAGCAAGACCGAGGCTCCAGTTGGTGTCGTCGGCGGTTGGCAAGCCCGGGAGGGGCATGCCGCCGCTGGTGCCTGCACCGCTCTCCGCCAGCCGTTCGTCGAGGGTGAAGCGGGCGCTGGCGGTGGGCGCCCAATAGGCTCGCCGGGCGGCGGTGACAGCGCGCTCCTGGGCGGCGATGGCCGCCCGTAGGGAGCGCAGCTCGGGGGCAGCGGACAGGCCTTCCTGCACCGCGAAGTCCCGTAGCACGGAGAACAGCTTGGGGGTTTCGATATAGCCCTGGAAACGCTCCTGGCTGGTGATCAGGTAGGGATCGTCGAGGCCCACCTCGGCGGTGGTGAAGGGCGCTTCGAGGTCGTAGTGCAGGAGGCGGTTGAGGGCGATCTCCGCCACCGAGACGGTGGAGCGGGCCTCCACCAGCGCCTGCTGATCGGTGGCGATCTGACTTTCCCAGCGGTAGACCTCCGCCGGATTGGCGGTGCCGACCCGGCGCCGCAGACGGGCCAGCTCGAGGTTCTCTCGGGTGACCTGGAGATTGGTCAG
It contains:
- a CDS encoding efflux RND transporter periplasmic adaptor subunit, with translation MRPSDHHPRSHPRAAWGILLQRFLGVQPSGVGFRSFAFLGLCLLGVASCGGETPVEEVELRPVRTERVTAGIVKPTRTLAGVVRAGVESRLSPRVGGTVTQVAVQVGEAVQQGQVLARLDATDYELQVQEAEAALAQGRATLRRAQSDYERVRALYENNNAAESELDAARAGAESARAQVEAARQRLEQARQRVGYTVLRAPTDGAIAAVRVEVNENVGAGQELFLLISGSQPEVEVAVPEGMIAQVQPGLEVTVNIDALPETTFQARVQEVGVASVGSATTFQVTAALENPSEQIRSGMAAEVTFVLPARDSSQHIVVPPLAVGEDRQGRFVFVLEPGSDGVGVVHRRSVRTGRLEGGVEILEGLSPGELVVTAGVRRLADGMQVRSPDTDAPETDDAARGEMGGDPG